The sequence below is a genomic window from Halosolutus gelatinilyticus.
CGACCTACGTCGTGACGAACTTCACCCGAAAGAACCGCATCCGCCAGGACTTCTTCTCCGGTCCTCGCGGCAAACGGGAGAGTCTGGAGGGGGTCAAAGATCAGTTCGACACCGATCGCCACGTCTTCATCGGCGTGGGCGAGGAGGACGAACGGCTGGCCGAGGCGGTCGACTGGGAGTACCTCGCGATCGAGGACGCCGCCGACGCGGCCGACTGGGTGCTGGCCTCGAGCATCGAGACCGAAGAGGACGACGCCGAACCGGTCCGGGACGACTGGCCCTAACGCCGGCCCCGGCGGCCCGTCGTTCGCCGGAGCCGATCCGAACGGTCCGGTCGGCCGGCGATGCGACGATTTTGGCGGAGTTTCGACGACGTTCGGACCACAACTCCGGAGGTCGACGATCGTGCTGGGTGGCGGCGACTTATAGTCGTCCTCCGCGATGGTCCGGTATGGAAACGCGATCCCTGGGTGCGACCGGCCACGAGAGTAGCGTCGCGACGTTCGGAGCGATCGCCCTCAATTGGCTCGAACAGGACGGTGCGGATCAGCTCGTCGAACTCGTTCTCGATCGCGGCGTCAATCACTTCGACGTCGCCCCGGCGTACGGCGACGCCGAACGCAAACTGGGTCCCAAGCTCCGCCAGCACCGCGAGGAGGTCTACCTCGGCTGCAAGACGATGGAGCGGGAGTACGACGGGGCGCAGCGAAAGCTCGAACGATCGCTCGATCGGCTCGGCGTAGACCACGTCGACCTCTACCAGATCCACGGCCTCGAGTACGAGGAAGAGCTGGAGACGATCACGGGCGAGGGCGGCGCCCTCGAAGCGTTCCGGGACGCGCGGGACAGCGGACTGATCGGCGACATCGGCCTCACGAGCCACGGCAACCCGCAACTCATCCTCGACGCGATCGACCGAATCGACGATCTCGCGACGGTGATGTTTCCGCTGAACCCGGTCGTCGTCGGGAAGGACGGCGCGG
It includes:
- a CDS encoding aldo/keto reductase, which codes for METRSLGATGHESSVATFGAIALNWLEQDGADQLVELVLDRGVNHFDVAPAYGDAERKLGPKLRQHREEVYLGCKTMEREYDGAQRKLERSLDRLGVDHVDLYQIHGLEYEEELETITGEGGALEAFRDARDSGLIGDIGLTSHGNPQLILDAIDRIDDLATVMFPLNPVVVGKDGAEHDYEAVLERADEEGIGTIGIKAFAKGSWPPTDELSEADRPYANWYEPVDTQAEIDERFDFAAAQGLTTVVTPGDPKLVAMALDAARRYDGMSESAQRSLIERMRHDDSPVPEQLHH
- a CDS encoding DUF7124 domain-containing protein; amino-acid sequence: MNGDSDMTLAFELEALKELASPESVFEDARGWTEYIGVVSEKPTYVVTNFTRKNRIRQDFFSGPRGKRESLEGVKDQFDTDRHVFIGVGEEDERLAEAVDWEYLAIEDAADAADWVLASSIETEEDDAEPVRDDWP